Proteins found in one Arachis stenosperma cultivar V10309 chromosome 8, arast.V10309.gnm1.PFL2, whole genome shotgun sequence genomic segment:
- the LOC130943391 gene encoding probable calcium-binding protein CML48, with amino-acid sequence MSNYGRYDPHSPYAPSAPSLPENHPPYSTSSSSAAAPPPPSNYQYAPHTATPPPPPSTYNTYGTTATAAAATAYDHGSTYHGAGTAYGQAPSSAYPPPPSSSHGYSAFPPGTHPDVIRSFQMADTDRSGFIDEAELQRALSSGYQKFNIRTIRLLMFLFKDPTQPPRIGPKEFAEIWNCIAHWRGIFERYDKDRSGKIDPLELRDALYGIGYAIPGTVLQLLLAQYGDGNVKRVELGFDSFVECGVIIKGLTEKFKEKDKRYTGSAKLSYDEFMAMVIPFLVAYDD; translated from the exons ATGTCTAACTACGGCAGATACGATCCCCATTCGCCCTACGCTCCTTCGGCACCATCCTTACCTGAAAACCACCCTCCCTAttccacttcttcttcttccgctgctgctcctcctcctccttcaaaTTACCAATATGCCCCTCACACCGCTACTCCTCCTCCGCCACCTTCAACCTACAACACCTATGGCACCACCGCTACTGCTGCTGCTGCCACTGCTTATGATCATGGTTCCACCTACCACGGGGCTGGGACTGCATATGGCCAAGCTCCATCATCTGCgtatcctcctcctccttcgtCTTCACATGGCTACTCCGCTTTCCCACCAGGGACGCACCCCGATGTCATTAGGAGCTTTCAGATGGCCGACACAGATCGAAGCGGCTTCATCGATGAGGCGGAGTTGCAGCGGGCTCTTTCTTCTGGATACCAGAAATTCAACATTAGAACTATCCGTCTCCTCATGTTTCTCTTCAAGGATCCTACTCAGCCTCCGAGAATTG GGCCAAAGGAATTTGCAGAAATCTGGAATTGCATTGCTCATTGGCGA GGCATATTTGAGAGATATGATAAAGATAGAAGTGGGAAGATTGATCCACTAGAGCTAAGAGATGCTCTGTATGGTATTGGCTATGCAATACCAGGCACAGTTCTACAGCTGCTGCTTGCCCAGTATGGTGATGGAAATGTTAAGAGGGTTGAACTCGGATTTGATAGTTTTGTTGA GTGCGGGGTAATTATCAAg GGTCTGACTGAAAAGTTTAAGGAGAAGGACAAACGTTATACTGGTTCAGCCAAACTTTCATACGATGAGTTTATGGCTATGGTCATTCCATTCCTTGTAGCATATGATGATTGA
- the LOC130943345 gene encoding rho GTPase-activating protein 1-like isoform X1, translated as MNIGSPTNVRHVAHVTFDRFNGFLGLPVEFEPEVPRRPPSASATVFGVSTDSMQLSYDSRGNSVPTILLLMQSRLYSQGGLQAEGIFRINADNSQEEYVRDQLNLGVVPETVDVHSLAALIKAWFRELPTGILDSLSQDQVLKCQTEDDCVELVRHLPHTEASLLDWAINLMADVAEYEHLNKMNARNIAMVFAPNMTQMADPITALMYAVQVMNFLKTLILRTLRERRDSVVEPSPRSYLEPSRSCLELPDENLDHTPLESSQQDTDAQNEEEVQKNSASEEIFLECCPESPKNKLEAKNLECFSENQVSNENLYCDYPPKGNMKSNKSGQSSSSNARKGSKKSKGQLAVIHENVEKKGTRNLNSSDSRSEQIKPWR; from the exons ATGAACATTGGTTCCCCCACTAACGTGCGCCACGTTGCGCATGTCACCTTTGATCGCTTCAATGGATTCTTGGGTTTGCCTGTTGAGTTCGAACCTGAAGTCCCCAGAAGGCCTCCCAGTGCTAG TGCAACGGTTTTTGGAGTTTCAACAGACTCCATGCAGTTATCGTATGACTCAAGAGGGAACAGTGTGCCAACAATTCTGCTGCTGATGCAAAGCCGCTTGTATTCTCAAGGAGGCTTGCAG GCTGAGGGGATTTTCAGAATAAATGCAGACAATAGTCAAGAGGAATATGTTAGGGATCAACTCAATTTGGGTGTGGTCCCAGAAACTGTTGATGTTCATTCCTTGGCTGCATTAATTAAG GCATGGTTTAGAGAACTTCCAACTGGGATTCTGGATTCATTATCTCAAGATCAAGTGCTGAAATGCCAGACTGAAGATGACTGTGTTGAACTAGTGAGGCATCTGCCTCACACTGAAGCTTCACTCTTGGATTGGGCTATCAATCTCATGGCTGATGTTGCTGAGTATGAACATCTCAATAAGATGAATGCACGCAACATTGCTATGGTTTTTGCTCCCAACATGACTCAG ATGGCAGACCCTATCACTGCATTGATGTATGCAGTTCAAGTGATGAACTTCTTGAAGACACTGATATTAAGGACACTGCGGGAGCGAAGGGATTCCGTGGTAGAACCGTCTCCTAGATCGTATTTAGAACCTTCTAGATCATGTTTGGAGCTTCCTGATGAGAATTTGGACCATACCCCTTTGGAGTCTAGCCAGCAAGATACTGATGCACAAAATGAAGAAGAGGTTCAGAAAAACTCTGCTTCTGAGGAAATTTTCTTAGAATGTTGCCCTGAATCCCCCAAGAACAAGTTAGAAGCTAAAAATTTGGAATGCTTTTCTGAGAATCAAGTTTCCAATGAGAATTTGTACTGTGATTATCCACCAAAAGGAAACATGAAGAGTAACAAGAGTGGCCAATCAAGTAGTTCAAATGCTAGGAAAGGGTCTAAAAAATCCAAAGGCCAGCTAGCTGTGATCCATGAAAATGTTGAGAAAAAGGGAACTAGGAATTTGAACAGCTCAGATTCAAGATCTGAGCAGATTAAACCTTGGAGGTGA
- the LOC130943345 gene encoding rho GTPase-activating protein 1-like isoform X2, with amino-acid sequence MQLSYDSRGNSVPTILLLMQSRLYSQGGLQAEGIFRINADNSQEEYVRDQLNLGVVPETVDVHSLAALIKAWFRELPTGILDSLSQDQVLKCQTEDDCVELVRHLPHTEASLLDWAINLMADVAEYEHLNKMNARNIAMVFAPNMTQMADPITALMYAVQVMNFLKTLILRTLRERRDSVVEPSPRSYLEPSRSCLELPDENLDHTPLESSQQDTDAQNEEEVQKNSASEEIFLECCPESPKNKLEAKNLECFSENQVSNENLYCDYPPKGNMKSNKSGQSSSSNARKGSKKSKGQLAVIHENVEKKGTRNLNSSDSRSEQIKPWR; translated from the exons ATGCAGTTATCGTATGACTCAAGAGGGAACAGTGTGCCAACAATTCTGCTGCTGATGCAAAGCCGCTTGTATTCTCAAGGAGGCTTGCAG GCTGAGGGGATTTTCAGAATAAATGCAGACAATAGTCAAGAGGAATATGTTAGGGATCAACTCAATTTGGGTGTGGTCCCAGAAACTGTTGATGTTCATTCCTTGGCTGCATTAATTAAG GCATGGTTTAGAGAACTTCCAACTGGGATTCTGGATTCATTATCTCAAGATCAAGTGCTGAAATGCCAGACTGAAGATGACTGTGTTGAACTAGTGAGGCATCTGCCTCACACTGAAGCTTCACTCTTGGATTGGGCTATCAATCTCATGGCTGATGTTGCTGAGTATGAACATCTCAATAAGATGAATGCACGCAACATTGCTATGGTTTTTGCTCCCAACATGACTCAG ATGGCAGACCCTATCACTGCATTGATGTATGCAGTTCAAGTGATGAACTTCTTGAAGACACTGATATTAAGGACACTGCGGGAGCGAAGGGATTCCGTGGTAGAACCGTCTCCTAGATCGTATTTAGAACCTTCTAGATCATGTTTGGAGCTTCCTGATGAGAATTTGGACCATACCCCTTTGGAGTCTAGCCAGCAAGATACTGATGCACAAAATGAAGAAGAGGTTCAGAAAAACTCTGCTTCTGAGGAAATTTTCTTAGAATGTTGCCCTGAATCCCCCAAGAACAAGTTAGAAGCTAAAAATTTGGAATGCTTTTCTGAGAATCAAGTTTCCAATGAGAATTTGTACTGTGATTATCCACCAAAAGGAAACATGAAGAGTAACAAGAGTGGCCAATCAAGTAGTTCAAATGCTAGGAAAGGGTCTAAAAAATCCAAAGGCCAGCTAGCTGTGATCCATGAAAATGTTGAGAAAAAGGGAACTAGGAATTTGAACAGCTCAGATTCAAGATCTGAGCAGATTAAACCTTGGAGGTGA
- the LOC130943346 gene encoding protein FAF-like, chloroplastic, translating into MAACGSLQHIFENKLLPENPTLIESLSWNQIKPVVVNPLEHQQHSFTEIFGELHFKETTLISSSSNYTKLNKNNNEDFGESRNNKSRRHKSSDSFSSWSSESLQLCTEGLGFESSYDVEDMMKSHESGEKECVENHAAAQVSEEYNDCYGGGGGEHWRRSSRMSSSGGGNSYPPPISSIGRSGKPGVLFRSFRSNGRFVLEEIRVPSQEFLHASREDGRLKLHFIHPDDDDDDDDDDEFLEEEEEDVDEEQQEEEE; encoded by the coding sequence ATGGCAGCTTGTGGGAGCCTTCAGCATATATTTGAGAATAAACTGTTACCAGAAAATCCAACACTGATTGAATCCCTTTCATGGAACCAAATCAAACCAGTAGTAGTGAATCCCTTAGAGCATCAACAGCACTCTTTCACTGAGATATTTGGTGAACTCCATTTCAAGGAGACTACTCtaatatcatcatcatcaaattaCACAAAGCTAAACAAGAATAACAATGAAGATTTTGGTGAATCAAGGAACAACAAAAGCAGGAGGCACAAAAGCAGTGACAGCTTTTCATCTTGGAGTTCTGAAAGCTTGCAGCTTTGCACTGAAGGCCTTGGCTTTGAGAGCTCATATGATGTTGAAGACATGATGAAGAGTCATGAGAGTGGTGAGAAAGAGTGTGTGGAAAACCATGCAGCAGCACAGGTTTCAGAAGAATATAATGATTGCTATGGTGGTGGCGGTGGGGAACATTGGAGGAGGTCATCAAGGATGAGTAGTAGTGGTGGAGGGAACTCTTACCCTCCTCCAATTTCAAGCATAGGGAGGAGTGGGAAGCCTGGGGTTTTGTTCAGATCATTCAGGAGTAATGGCAGGTTTGTCTTGGAAGAGATACGGGTACCATCACAGGAGTTCTTACATGCTTCTAGAGAGGATGGAAGGTTGAAGCTCCATTTTATTCatcctgatgatgatgatgatgatgatgatgatgatgagtttctagaagaagaagaagaagatgttgatgaagaacaacaagaagaagaggAGTAG